From the Streptomyces syringium genome, one window contains:
- a CDS encoding MarR family winged helix-turn-helix transcriptional regulator, translating to MTNDLVPGDPMVGAEPRAAAERELCGLVGGLARQLESHVRERAAQLGLTAPQATALRELTGPMTMRELADRMSCEPSNATFVVDRLEKLALVERRPHPTDRRAKQLALTGDGTALRNRLLELLTHHSPLAALSPQEQRTFHALLLRTRKR from the coding sequence ATGACCAATGACCTCGTGCCCGGGGACCCAATGGTCGGTGCAGAGCCGCGCGCCGCCGCAGAGCGGGAGTTGTGCGGGCTGGTGGGCGGACTGGCCCGCCAGCTCGAGTCGCACGTGCGGGAGCGCGCGGCGCAACTGGGTCTGACCGCCCCCCAGGCGACCGCGCTGCGTGAGCTGACCGGCCCGATGACCATGCGTGAACTCGCCGACCGAATGAGCTGTGAGCCCTCCAACGCCACCTTCGTCGTCGACCGGCTGGAGAAACTGGCCCTGGTCGAACGCCGCCCCCACCCCACGGACCGCCGCGCCAAGCAGCTGGCCCTGACCGGCGACGGCACCGCCCTGCGCAACCGCCTCCTGGAACTTCTGACCCACCACTCCCCACTGGCCGCCCTCAGCCCTCAGGAACAGCGCACCTTCCACGCTCTGCTGCTCCGGACGAGAAAGAGGTAG
- a CDS encoding peptidase inhibitor family I36 protein, with protein MRQRFLTVSAAAVALAAMAWAPQAQAAGPAAGGAVAVLDQQQINLKQNGWGDARSCVVHSKSTVRCFTTHAEADKALGYSRATDPLVTNAKDPSVLIPACASGWTCLYEHSNGGGRRLIFNDYYWHNLNEYGFDNQTSSWRNNQTDSWAWLAGGTGGTGGQISLSTKSYSSNLGSYNDWASSVAA; from the coding sequence ATGCGTCAGAGATTCCTGACCGTATCCGCAGCGGCCGTGGCCCTGGCCGCCATGGCCTGGGCACCCCAGGCACAGGCCGCCGGCCCGGCGGCGGGCGGCGCCGTCGCCGTCCTGGACCAGCAGCAGATCAACCTCAAGCAGAACGGCTGGGGGGACGCGCGAAGCTGCGTCGTCCACTCCAAGTCCACCGTCCGCTGCTTCACGACCCACGCCGAGGCGGACAAGGCACTCGGCTACTCCCGGGCGACGGACCCGCTCGTGACGAACGCCAAGGACCCCTCGGTCCTGATCCCGGCGTGCGCCAGCGGGTGGACGTGCCTGTACGAACACAGCAACGGCGGCGGGCGCCGGCTGATCTTCAACGACTACTACTGGCACAACCTCAACGAGTACGGCTTCGACAACCAGACGTCCTCCTGGCGCAACAACCAGACGGACTCATGGGCCTGGCTCGCCGGGGGCACCGGCGGCACGGGCGGCCAGATCAGCCTCTCCACCAAGTCCTACAGCTCCAACCTCGGCTCCTACAACGACTGGGCCAGCTCGGTCGCGGCCTGA
- a CDS encoding 3-dehydroquinate synthase family protein: MSVFASPLALDRYLVAGSVGFPVQVRHGDDSWSELARIAAEPAPDAFVIVTERTLPRAHIARVLHHLGTAAPTCVRWLTGQDVPDCAALTPGSVIVALGGTRVIDAAGRLAARTGGRHRLVYLPTTLRAMSDSALSLVGPTGPRPAPVLVRVQLDFLTMLSPAALRSGLSALVRNVLAVSPAFHDRVAGRLCRDARYDPETLASFIALSLEVRATLMIYDPLEQGPAMAFHYGRTVADALRGLGADAPRYGEASALGMLVAARVARLSGLLDEEGERAHRDLVARWGVPMELPATVTADDVLVALRRGAAPGMPSPRGTAAPGRPALVLLDRLGEPHIEGGHLAARVGEDLLRAGLDAITGRGTGTPRDTGTAGAATEASPAGHGPAGRDLAAAVGPGRP, from the coding sequence ATGTCTGTCTTCGCTTCACCGCTCGCCCTCGACAGGTACCTGGTCGCCGGATCCGTGGGATTCCCGGTACAGGTGCGGCACGGGGACGACTCCTGGTCCGAACTGGCACGGATCGCGGCCGAACCGGCCCCCGACGCCTTCGTGATCGTGACGGAGCGCACCCTGCCCCGGGCGCACATCGCCCGCGTCCTGCACCACCTCGGTACGGCCGCACCCACCTGCGTGCGGTGGCTGACCGGCCAGGACGTCCCCGACTGCGCGGCCCTCACACCCGGCTCGGTGATCGTCGCCCTGGGCGGCACCCGCGTCATCGACGCCGCCGGCCGGCTGGCCGCCCGTACCGGGGGCCGCCACCGCCTGGTGTATCTGCCGACCACCCTGCGGGCGATGTCGGACTCGGCACTGTCGCTCGTCGGCCCCACCGGCCCCCGCCCCGCGCCGGTCCTCGTCCGCGTCCAGCTGGACTTCCTGACGATGCTCAGCCCGGCCGCCCTTCGCTCCGGACTGAGCGCGCTCGTCAGGAACGTCCTGGCCGTCAGCCCGGCCTTCCACGACCGGGTGGCCGGCCGGCTGTGCCGCGACGCCCGGTACGACCCGGAGACCCTGGCGTCGTTCATCGCCCTGTCCCTGGAGGTGCGGGCCACGCTCATGATCTACGACCCGCTGGAGCAGGGTCCCGCCATGGCCTTCCACTACGGGCGCACCGTCGCGGACGCGCTGCGCGGGCTCGGCGCCGACGCGCCGCGGTACGGCGAGGCGAGTGCCCTCGGCATGCTCGTCGCCGCCCGCGTGGCCAGGCTCTCGGGGCTGCTGGACGAGGAGGGCGAGCGGGCGCACCGGGACCTGGTGGCCCGGTGGGGCGTCCCCATGGAGCTGCCCGCCACCGTCACCGCCGACGACGTCCTGGTGGCGCTGCGCCGCGGCGCGGCCCCCGGGATGCCCTCCCCGCGCGGCACCGCCGCACCGGGCCGCCCGGCGCTGGTGCTCCTCGACCGGCTGGGGGAGCCGCACATCGAGGGCGGTCACCTGGCCGCCCGGGTCGGCGAGGACCTCCTGCGGGCCGGGCTCGACGCGATCACCGGCCGGGGCACGGGGACGCCGCGTGATACCGGGACCGCCGGGGCCGCTACCGAGGCCTCCCCGGCCGGGCACGGGCCGGCCGGCCGGGACCTGGCGGCGGCCGTCGGTCCCGGTCGCCCGTGA
- a CDS encoding MBL fold metallo-hydrolase, which yields MTRPASARTTDASQDEPESRRRLRRVSGIRSFGLGELKISYVPDGAVELKPLGWLADSTEEYWAAHPEYLDATGNLVASIGGLLVEHGERALLIDAGFGPQAWPADPEHPYIGAIHGGELLDGLAALGRAPEEIEAVAFTHLHTDHLGWACLPVPGTDRIAFAGARYLFSEPEWTQRRPNAGHGVTQEMLTTLEPQVRTVVDDEEIFPGVRVLLTPGHTPGHTAYTITSGGRRLIAFGDAMHTSVQIDHPDWSAGPDHDPVESAVHRRRLVAELARPDTIGFGVHFADVVFGRVRPNQDGPAWHPEP from the coding sequence ATGACGCGTCCCGCATCCGCCCGTACGACCGATGCCTCGCAGGACGAGCCGGAAAGCCGTCGGCGGTTACGCCGGGTGTCGGGGATCCGGTCGTTCGGGCTGGGCGAGCTGAAGATCAGCTACGTCCCGGACGGGGCGGTCGAGCTCAAGCCGCTCGGCTGGCTGGCGGACTCGACCGAGGAGTACTGGGCGGCCCACCCCGAGTACCTCGACGCCACCGGCAATCTGGTGGCGAGCATCGGCGGGCTGCTCGTCGAGCACGGCGAGCGGGCCCTGCTGATCGACGCGGGCTTCGGGCCCCAGGCCTGGCCGGCGGATCCCGAGCACCCGTACATCGGCGCCATCCACGGCGGTGAACTGCTCGACGGTCTCGCCGCCCTCGGCCGCGCGCCGGAGGAGATCGAGGCGGTGGCGTTCACCCACCTGCACACCGATCACCTCGGCTGGGCCTGCCTCCCCGTTCCGGGGACGGACCGGATCGCCTTCGCCGGCGCGCGGTATCTGTTCTCGGAGCCCGAGTGGACGCAGCGCCGCCCCAATGCCGGGCACGGGGTGACGCAGGAGATGCTGACCACGCTGGAGCCCCAGGTCCGTACCGTCGTCGACGACGAGGAGATCTTCCCCGGGGTCCGGGTCCTCCTGACGCCCGGTCACACCCCCGGTCACACGGCCTACACGATCACTTCGGGCGGCCGGCGTCTCATCGCGTTCGGTGACGCGATGCACACCTCCGTGCAGATCGACCACCCCGACTGGTCGGCCGGCCCCGACCACGACCCGGTGGAGTCCGCCGTCCACCGCCGTCGCCTGGTGGCCGAGCTCGCACGGCCGGACACGATCGGCTTCGGGGTCCACTTCGCCGACGTGGTCTTCGGTCGGGTCCGCCCGAACCAGGACGGACCGGCCTGGCACCCCGAACCGTAG
- a CDS encoding terpene synthase family protein encodes MDDIIETRAPGQDRCPPLAAVPGAEPVTIRLPPLGRGLVATRHPQAAEVSARVLEWAGRHLAFLPLSEEELRYALWPVVLFPEWAYPSAPVERFADLSAFTTYFFAIDDTLDNLRGGDDGDEGGGHRELIRSAVDACVRAHHGEPDLTSPWVAAYADVLDGVRRRMTPEQYTRLTSVCEEWFEACVRALDTPLKDPDLETYVTHRLLTAAAEAAFGLVEYATATDVAGLRRADADLEALCRASGRFGVLVNDLFSYRRDLFSGGPVVNAVTVLQQSEGLTLQGAVDRLCEELDAAEAALHTAHDKVLAGPLGERPDVRVFMKGVLEMTAGNLRFSATTPRYHGVRLNLDPQKGSILRLAAERTLVLSVEERAW; translated from the coding sequence ATGGACGACATCATCGAGACGAGAGCCCCGGGGCAGGACCGCTGCCCGCCCCTCGCCGCGGTGCCCGGGGCCGAACCGGTCACCATCCGGCTGCCCCCGCTGGGACGCGGGCTCGTGGCCACCCGGCATCCGCAGGCCGCCGAGGTCTCCGCGCGGGTGCTGGAGTGGGCGGGCCGGCATCTTGCGTTCCTGCCGCTGTCCGAGGAGGAGCTGCGGTACGCCCTGTGGCCGGTGGTCCTGTTCCCGGAGTGGGCCTACCCCTCGGCGCCGGTGGAACGGTTCGCGGATCTGTCCGCCTTCACCACCTACTTCTTCGCCATCGACGACACCCTCGACAACCTCCGGGGTGGCGACGACGGTGACGAGGGCGGCGGTCACCGCGAGTTGATCCGTTCGGCCGTCGACGCCTGCGTCCGCGCGCACCACGGCGAGCCGGACCTCACCTCGCCGTGGGTCGCGGCCTACGCCGATGTCCTCGACGGTGTCCGGCGCCGGATGACCCCCGAGCAGTACACCCGGCTGACATCGGTGTGCGAGGAATGGTTCGAGGCCTGTGTCCGCGCGCTCGACACCCCCCTGAAGGACCCGGATCTGGAGACCTATGTCACCCACCGGCTGCTGACCGCCGCGGCCGAGGCGGCCTTCGGACTGGTGGAGTACGCCACCGCCACGGACGTCGCCGGGCTGCGCCGGGCGGACGCCGACCTGGAGGCCCTCTGCCGGGCGAGCGGACGCTTCGGCGTCCTGGTCAACGACCTGTTCTCCTACCGGCGCGACCTCTTCTCCGGCGGCCCGGTGGTCAACGCCGTCACCGTCCTCCAGCAGAGCGAGGGCCTGACTCTGCAAGGCGCCGTCGACCGCCTGTGCGAGGAGCTGGACGCCGCCGAAGCGGCCCTCCACACGGCTCACGACAAGGTCCTGGCCGGCCCGCTGGGTGAGCGCCCCGACGTCAGGGTCTTCATGAAGGGGGTCCTGGAGATGACCGCGGGCAATCTCCGGTTCTCCGCCACCACACCCCGGTACCACGGCGTCCGGCTGAACCTCGATCCGCAGAAGGGCAGCATCCTGCGGCTGGCCGCCGAGCGCACGCTGGTCCTGTCGGTGGAGGAGCGCGCCTGGTGA
- a CDS encoding lantibiotic dehydratase, whose translation MPGRDNGDGAAGFACADTVLLRAAVRPPGAVAGSPDPGDAARLRQAAADGLFREAVALASPSLARVLDRAAAGQALSPKETRRAFRAVTRYQLRMSGRATPFGIMAGVTAAGFGPVPRAHWGSAHTKAARADMGWLLDVVARLERDPTVLALLDVTANDLCTVRGDRLVLPFVPAPGRGEGPHRDGTGTQEVSVRHTDPVRRAFELAATPVAWPDLVKLLGEDHPDVATDTVARMAAELVRLGLLLTGLRPPLDDGDPVEHVLGLLAGHSGALSPDSRRVVDELIDIRSGLAAYAAAPVGRGGPALAALTDRMRALRPAEHSVQVDLALDADVRLPLVVREEAERAARALVSLSAGRPGPRHLRDFHAEFLERYGTGRPVPLLELLDPARGPGVPDGYGAARAPGGRWGGGSDEGVGARDRLLLAWAQEAAMASRRELLLDDELLAELRGAAAGPAPADGPGPPPSFDLLAEVLADSVTAMAEGEFRLVVGGVSGVAGAVAGRFAHVLGEAAEDFGRVVRSAPTRNPAAVRAQLGFSPRTGRAANVSKVPGWLDHTITVSAFTDRGSPRALGLAELAVVAEPRRLALVSTALGREVVPTLPTMVLPPGNAPDVARFLEEIPRGGEAAWPGWDWGTAAALPFLPRVRYGRTVLAPARWRPADPALGTPATPPGTWRRRFAAWRARAGVPDEVASVYADHRIALDLKDPEHLELLRHEWQRRPGAFLQELPAAGAYGHGWSGGRPTEVAFPLVRTTPGTARPPAIGPVRPHPVHAPGSRWLYAKLYCAAEHQDTLLARRLPGLLSRLPEGVDRWHFLRYSDPAPHLRLRFHGTPEVLGGRLLPLLGRWADELRRQGWCARMVLDAYEPEWERYGGPEAMADAEAAFDADSRACLDQVALLREGALDIDPRLLAAANYVDLAHRFFPGTDGPGHREAAYRLAADAGPLGHRAAPAALRQEARRLVDPDGRWIELARRPGGAQVLRAWERRGPAVAAYGARLRGLGEAAWAEGGAVLTSLSHMHHNRLVGTARGAEEESLALARLAVRAHIGREQARA comes from the coding sequence GTGCCAGGCAGGGACAACGGGGACGGGGCCGCGGGGTTCGCCTGTGCCGATACCGTCCTGCTCCGGGCGGCCGTCCGTCCGCCGGGCGCCGTGGCGGGGAGCCCGGATCCGGGGGATGCGGCCCGGCTGCGGCAGGCCGCGGCCGACGGTCTGTTCCGTGAGGCCGTCGCCCTGGCCAGTCCGTCCCTGGCCCGTGTCCTGGACAGGGCCGCGGCGGGGCAGGCCCTGTCACCCAAGGAGACACGCCGGGCGTTCCGCGCGGTGACCCGCTATCAGCTGCGGATGAGCGGCCGGGCCACCCCCTTCGGCATCATGGCCGGAGTGACCGCCGCCGGTTTCGGCCCCGTCCCCCGGGCACACTGGGGCTCGGCACACACCAAGGCCGCCCGGGCGGACATGGGCTGGCTCCTCGACGTCGTCGCCCGCCTGGAACGCGACCCCACCGTCCTGGCCCTCCTGGACGTCACCGCCAATGACCTGTGCACGGTCCGCGGCGACCGGCTCGTCCTGCCCTTCGTCCCGGCACCGGGGCGGGGCGAGGGACCGCACCGGGACGGTACGGGCACCCAGGAGGTGTCGGTACGTCACACCGACCCCGTGCGCCGCGCCTTCGAGCTGGCCGCGACCCCGGTCGCCTGGCCCGATCTGGTCAAACTGCTGGGCGAGGACCATCCGGACGTGGCCACGGACACCGTGGCGCGGATGGCCGCCGAGCTCGTCCGCCTCGGCCTGCTGCTCACCGGGCTGCGGCCGCCGCTGGACGACGGCGACCCGGTGGAGCACGTCCTCGGCCTGCTGGCCGGGCACAGCGGTGCCCTCTCGCCCGACAGCCGCCGGGTCGTCGACGAGCTGATCGACATCCGGAGCGGGCTGGCGGCCTACGCCGCCGCGCCCGTCGGCCGGGGCGGCCCGGCGCTGGCGGCCCTGACCGACCGCATGCGCGCCCTTCGGCCCGCCGAGCATTCGGTGCAGGTCGATCTGGCGCTGGACGCCGACGTCCGCCTGCCGCTCGTCGTACGGGAGGAAGCGGAACGCGCGGCCCGGGCGCTGGTGTCCTTGTCCGCGGGCCGGCCGGGCCCCCGTCATCTCCGCGACTTCCATGCCGAGTTTCTGGAACGCTACGGCACGGGCAGGCCGGTTCCGCTGCTGGAACTGCTCGATCCCGCGCGCGGGCCGGGCGTCCCCGACGGTTACGGCGCCGCCCGCGCGCCCGGCGGCCGTTGGGGCGGCGGGAGCGACGAAGGGGTGGGCGCGCGCGACCGGCTGCTGCTGGCCTGGGCCCAGGAGGCGGCCATGGCGTCGCGGCGCGAGCTCCTGCTCGACGACGAGCTGCTGGCCGAACTCCGCGGGGCCGCTGCCGGGCCCGCCCCGGCGGACGGCCCCGGCCCGCCGCCGTCGTTCGACCTGCTGGCCGAGGTGCTGGCAGACTCCGTGACGGCCATGGCCGAGGGCGAGTTCCGGCTGGTCGTGGGCGGGGTGTCCGGGGTCGCGGGGGCGGTCGCCGGACGGTTCGCCCATGTGCTGGGCGAGGCCGCCGAGGACTTCGGCCGCGTCGTACGGTCCGCACCCACCCGCAATCCGGCGGCGGTCCGCGCCCAGTTGGGCTTCTCGCCGCGCACGGGCAGGGCCGCGAACGTCTCCAAGGTCCCCGGGTGGCTCGATCACACCATCACCGTGTCCGCGTTCACCGACCGCGGTTCCCCGCGCGCCCTCGGTCTCGCGGAACTGGCCGTGGTGGCCGAACCCCGGCGGCTGGCCCTGGTGTCGACCGCGCTGGGGCGCGAGGTCGTCCCCACGCTGCCGACCATGGTGCTGCCCCCGGGCAACGCCCCCGATGTGGCCCGTTTCCTGGAGGAGATCCCGCGCGGCGGCGAGGCCGCGTGGCCGGGGTGGGACTGGGGCACGGCCGCCGCCCTGCCCTTCCTGCCGCGCGTGCGCTACGGCCGGACCGTGCTGGCACCGGCCCGCTGGCGGCCCGCCGATCCCGCGCTCGGCACGCCCGCCACACCACCGGGCACCTGGCGGCGGCGATTCGCCGCCTGGCGCGCCAGGGCGGGCGTGCCCGACGAGGTCGCCTCGGTGTACGCCGACCACCGCATCGCCCTCGATCTGAAGGATCCTGAACACCTGGAGTTGCTGCGGCACGAGTGGCAGCGCCGCCCGGGGGCGTTCCTCCAGGAGCTGCCCGCGGCGGGTGCGTACGGCCACGGCTGGTCCGGGGGTCGGCCCACCGAGGTCGCCTTCCCGCTCGTACGGACCACCCCGGGCACGGCCCGGCCTCCGGCCATCGGCCCGGTCCGTCCGCACCCGGTCCACGCCCCGGGGTCGCGGTGGCTGTACGCCAAGCTGTACTGCGCCGCGGAACACCAGGACACGCTGCTCGCCCGGCGGCTCCCCGGCCTGCTGAGCCGGCTGCCCGAGGGGGTGGACCGCTGGCACTTCCTCCGCTACAGCGACCCCGCGCCCCACCTGCGGCTGCGTTTCCACGGCACCCCGGAGGTCCTCGGCGGCCGGCTGCTGCCCCTCCTGGGGCGGTGGGCCGACGAGTTACGGCGGCAGGGCTGGTGCGCGCGCATGGTGCTGGACGCCTACGAACCCGAGTGGGAGCGCTACGGCGGGCCCGAGGCGATGGCGGACGCCGAGGCGGCCTTCGACGCGGACAGCCGGGCCTGCCTGGATCAGGTGGCCCTGCTCCGTGAAGGCGCCCTGGACATCGACCCGCGGCTGCTGGCCGCGGCCAATTACGTGGATCTGGCCCACCGTTTCTTCCCCGGCACCGACGGCCCCGGCCACCGCGAGGCGGCGTACCGGCTGGCGGCCGACGCGGGCCCGCTCGGGCACCGGGCGGCACCGGCCGCCCTGCGGCAGGAGGCGCGGCGGCTCGTCGATCCGGACGGCCGGTGGATCGAGCTGGCCCGGCGGCCGGGCGGGGCGCAGGTGCTGCGCGCCTGGGAGCGGCGCGGCCCGGCCGTCGCGGCGTACGGGGCCCGGCTGCGCGGTCTCGGCGAGGCGGCGTGGGCCGAGGGCGGCGCGGTCCTGACGTCGCTGTCGCACATGCATCACAACCGGCTCGTGGGAACGGCCCGCGGTGCCGAGGAGGAGTCGCTGGCCCTGGCGCGTCTGGCGGTCCGGGCGCACATCGGCCGGGAGCAGGCGCGGGCATGA
- a CDS encoding transglycosylase domain-containing protein, with protein MDRYRPRLPRRKAAGTHRRRRFIDYPRRGRRGLRRWLPSWRQLLGTFTLCLACLGALFAYVYTSVEIPDENVAARQEANAYYWADGTQMVSLGAVNRNIIRLADVPKSAQSAVIAAENESFYSDSGVSFKGILRAFFSTAQGKETQGGSTITQQYVKNTYLSQEQTITRKVKEFVISLKVDRKKSKDEILQGYLNTSWFGRGAYGIEAASQAYYGIPAKKLNPSQSALLAALLKGAEQYDPSLGEKNHERAEDRWKWILDRQVRAGLMDRSERNKYRTFPEPRKQSTSTSLNGQIGYLVDVANKNIKQRTQLTDKDLGHGGYRIHTTFDKKRTRQLQTSVEGVLKRDIDPKKRDSDTDVQVGAASVRPSDGAIVALYGGPDATKHFTNNADTSGVPVGSAFKPFVLAAALKNGARAGSGDGGRQDVSLDSYYGKDGALQQSADVFPAARPTQPPGPGTPGLEGPDEAHPTLRQASITGGNATFVQLGRDVGLEQVRDTAVRAGLLKDSMAPLERTFPIGTSTPSAIRMAGAYGTFANQGLQNDPYSVTRLLKDGKPVEGFQQTRAQRALDEDVANDVSDVLREAGAKSAEALDAKTTGSIGPFAAGRTGDQDRLKSAWFVGYTKELSTAVAMFRTKPSEPQLLPMSDVGGEKSERGNVFPPRIWADYMGAATS; from the coding sequence ATGGACCGGTACAGGCCTCGCCTGCCCCGCCGTAAGGCCGCGGGCACGCACAGGCGGCGGCGCTTCATCGACTACCCGCGCCGCGGCAGACGAGGGCTGCGCCGTTGGCTTCCGTCGTGGCGTCAGCTCCTGGGCACCTTCACCCTCTGCCTCGCCTGCCTGGGCGCGCTGTTCGCCTACGTCTACACCAGCGTGGAGATCCCCGACGAGAACGTGGCGGCCCGTCAGGAGGCCAATGCCTACTACTGGGCCGACGGCACGCAGATGGTGAGCCTGGGCGCGGTCAACCGCAACATCATCCGGCTGGCGGACGTCCCGAAGTCCGCCCAGAGCGCGGTGATCGCGGCGGAGAACGAGAGCTTCTACAGCGACTCCGGTGTGTCCTTCAAGGGCATCCTGCGTGCCTTCTTCAGCACCGCGCAGGGCAAGGAGACCCAGGGTGGTTCCACCATCACCCAGCAGTACGTGAAGAACACCTACCTCTCGCAGGAGCAGACGATCACGCGGAAGGTCAAGGAGTTCGTCATCTCGCTGAAGGTGGACCGGAAGAAGAGCAAGGACGAGATCCTCCAGGGCTATCTCAACACCAGCTGGTTCGGCCGCGGCGCGTACGGCATCGAGGCCGCCTCCCAGGCCTACTACGGCATACCGGCCAAGAAGCTGAACCCCAGCCAGAGCGCCCTGCTGGCAGCGCTGTTGAAGGGGGCCGAGCAGTACGACCCCTCGCTCGGGGAGAAGAACCACGAGCGGGCCGAGGACCGTTGGAAGTGGATCCTCGACCGGCAGGTCCGGGCCGGGCTCATGGACCGCTCGGAGCGGAACAAGTACCGGACCTTCCCCGAACCGCGCAAGCAGTCCACCTCCACCAGCCTGAACGGCCAGATCGGCTATCTCGTCGACGTCGCCAACAAGAACATCAAGCAGCGCACCCAGCTCACCGACAAGGACCTCGGCCACGGCGGCTACCGCATCCACACCACCTTCGACAAGAAGAGGACACGGCAGCTGCAGACGTCGGTGGAAGGCGTCCTGAAGCGCGACATCGACCCGAAGAAGCGCGACTCCGACACCGATGTGCAGGTCGGCGCCGCCTCGGTACGGCCCTCGGACGGTGCCATCGTCGCCCTCTACGGCGGCCCCGACGCCACCAAGCACTTCACCAACAACGCCGACACCTCCGGCGTGCCCGTCGGCTCCGCGTTCAAGCCGTTCGTCCTCGCCGCCGCCCTGAAGAACGGCGCGCGCGCCGGATCGGGCGACGGTGGACGGCAGGACGTCTCCCTCGACAGCTACTACGGCAAGGACGGCGCGCTCCAGCAGTCCGCGGACGTCTTCCCGGCCGCCCGGCCCACCCAGCCGCCCGGTCCCGGGACGCCGGGCCTGGAAGGCCCCGACGAGGCACACCCCACCCTGCGTCAGGCCTCGATCACCGGGGGCAACGCGACCTTCGTCCAGCTCGGCCGCGATGTGGGGCTGGAGCAGGTCCGGGACACCGCCGTCCGCGCCGGACTGCTGAAGGACAGCATGGCGCCGCTGGAGCGCACCTTCCCCATCGGCACCTCGACGCCGAGTGCCATCCGGATGGCAGGGGCCTACGGCACCTTCGCCAATCAGGGCCTGCAGAACGACCCGTACTCCGTGACCAGGCTGCTCAAGGACGGCAAGCCGGTCGAGGGCTTCCAGCAGACGCGGGCACAGCGCGCGCTCGACGAGGACGTGGCGAACGACGTCTCCGACGTGCTGCGCGAGGCCGGGGCCAAGAGCGCCGAGGCACTCGACGCGAAGACCACCGGGAGCATCGGTCCCTTCGCGGCGGGCCGCACCGGCGACCAGGACCGGCTGAAGTCCGCGTGGTTCGTCGGATACACCAAGGAGCTGTCCACCGCCGTGGCCATGTTCCGCACCAAGCCGAGCGAGCCGCAGCTGCTGCCCATGTCGGACGTCGGCGGTGAGAAGTCGGAGCGGGGCAATGTCTTCCCACCCCGGATCTGGGCCGACTACATGGGCGCCGCGACCTCCTGA